A window of Bombyx mori chromosome 2, ASM3026992v2 contains these coding sequences:
- the LOC119629365 gene encoding piggyBac transposable element-derived protein 3, with the protein MANDRPLAAHEILDALENVSDNEEDYRERLICILPPPVDPDCLTDEDSGEEDNVTLNNLPRNILLQPAEVMIQGQIMVSDTEEEPSDSTGRTKRRRTYAWRKRDLAKNPVNWPDVQGACQDKRPIEWFENFLDEDVISLLVSESNKYAVKKNLPGDITTEDMKCFIGILLVSGYSWLPRRRMYWENSPDTKNELISSAMTRDRFDFIFRHLHVNDNLDLQDKYTKVRPLVTLLNKKFLEFSPLEEHYGVDEAMIPYYGRHGCKQHIKGKPIRYGFKAWVGATRLGYVLWMEPYQGATTMCNPIYKELGLGASVVLTFCDVLISRGFDLPYHVAFDNFFTGTPLLEEITKKGLRCTGTVRENRTSSCPLITSKLLKKKERGAVDYRTTHDNTFIIAKWHDNNIFSIASNAVGINPKQSAKRFSQSEKRNIVIEEPHMVSIYNKYMGGVDRSDENISHYRIGIRGKKWYMPLLTHMIDLAEHNAWQLYKINHGKLDHLGFRRRVAIALIESNRKNAKRGPSRPSHHEHADSRKDQMNHLVIPQSKQTHCRQCHKKCLTRCKKCDVGVCVKCFETYHS; encoded by the exons ATGGCAAATGACAG ACCGTTAGCTGCGCATGAAATTTTAGATGCTTTAGAAAATGTTTCTGATAATGAAGAAGATTATAGAGAACGACTGATATGTATTCTACCTCCTCCTGTTGATCCTGACTGTCTCACTGACGAAGATTCGGGTGAAGAAGATAATGTAACTTTGAATAATTTGCCACGAAACATTCTGCTTCAACCGGCTGAAGTAATGATTCAAGGGCAGATTATGGTGAGTGATACAGAAGAAGAACCTTCTGATTCTACAGGTCGAACTAAACGTAGGCGTACCTACGCATGGAGAAAACGGGACTTGGCAAAAAATCCCGTGAATTGGCCAGATGTTCAAGGCGCTTGCCAAGATAAGCGCCCAATTGAGTGGTTTGAAAACTTCTTAGATGAAGATGTTATTTCGTTGTTGGTGTCAGAGAGCAATAAATATGCTGTCAAAAAGAATTTGCCTGGAGACATAACCACTGAAgatatgaaatgtttcatcggcATATTGTTGGTTAGTGGTTATTCATGGCTCCCCCGTAGAAGAATGTATTGGGAAAACTCCCCTGATACAAAGAATGAATTGATCAGCTCGGCTATGACTAGGGATAGATTTGACTTTATTTTTCGCCACCTTCATGTCAATGATAATCTGGATTTGCAAGACAAATACACAAAAGTACGCCCCCTAGTTACACTTCTAAATAAAAAGTTCTTAGAGTTTTCTCCTCTTGAAGAGCATTACGGTGTAGATGAGGCCATGATCCCCTACTATGGTAGACATGGCTGCAAACAGCACATAAAAGGTAAACCTATTAGGTACGGGTTCAAAGCTTGGGTTGGTGCTACACGGTTAGGGTATGTTTTATGGATGGAACCATACCAAGGTGCTACAACTATGTGCAATCCAATATATAAAGAATTGGGGCTGGGTGCAAGCGTTGTTCTCACTTTTTGCGATGTGCTGATTTCACGTGGCTTCGACCTTCCTTACCACGTAgcttttgataatttttttactgggaCGCCCTTGCTGGAAGAGATAACAAAGAAAGGCCTTCGTTGCACTGGGACAGTTCGAGAAAACAGGACATCTAGTTGTCCTCTGATTACATCGAAGTTACTGAAAAAAAAGGAACGTGGTGCTGTCGATTACAGAACGACACATGACAACACGTTCATTATTGCTAAATGgcatgacaataatatattcaGTATTGCTTCTAATGCTGTAGGAATAAATCCTAAACAATCTGCCAAACGCTTCTCACAAAGTGAAAAGAGAAACATTGTCATAGAAGAACCACATATGGTGTCCATCTATAACAAATATATGGGAGGAGTGGATCGGTCTGATGAAAATATTTCACATTACCGAATTGGTATACGAGGTAAGAAATGGTACATGCCGTTGCTCACACACATGATTGATCTTGCCGAACATAATGCATGGcagttatataaaataaatcatggAAAACTGGATCATCTTGGCTTTCGCAGAAGGGTAGCAATTGCTTTGATTGAATCAAACAGAAAAAATGCCAAAAGAGGGCCTAGCCGACCCTCCCATCATGAACATGCTGATAGTCGTAAAGACCAAATGAATCATCTGGTTATTCCTCAATCGAAGCAAACACACTGTCGTCAATGTCACAAAAAATGTTTGACACGTTGCAAGAAATGTGATGTTGGAGTGTGTGTCAAGTGTTTTGAAACATATCATTCATAA